In Physeter macrocephalus isolate SW-GA chromosome 2, ASM283717v5, whole genome shotgun sequence, a single window of DNA contains:
- the ADGRL1 gene encoding adhesion G protein-coupled receptor L1, protein MARLAAVLWSLCITAVLVTSATQGLSRAGLPFGLMRRELACEGYPIELRCPGSDVIMVENANYGRTDDKICDADPFQMENVQCYLPDAFKIMSQRCNNRTQCVVVAGSDAFPDPCPGTYKYLEVQYDCVPYKVEQKVFVCPGTLQKVLDPTSTHESEHQSGAWCKDPLQAGDRIYVMPWIPYRTDTLTEYASWEDYVAARHTTTYRLPNRVDGTGFVVYDGAVFYNKERTRNIVKYDLRTRIKSGETVINTANYHDTSPYRWGGKTDIDLAVDENGLWVIYATEGNNGRLVVSQLNPYTLRFEGTWETGYDKRSASNAFMVCGVLYVLRSVYVDDDSEAAGNRVDYAFNTNANREEPVSLAFPNPYQFVSSVDYNPRDNQLYVWNNYFVVRYSLEFGPPDPSAGPATSPPLSTTTTARPTPLTSTASPAATTPLRRAPLTTHPVGAINQLGPDLPPATAPAPSTRRPPAPNLHVSPELFCEPREVRRVQWPATQQGMLVERPCPKGTRGIASFQCLPALGLWNPRGPDLSNCTSPWVNQVAQKIKSGENAANIASELARHTRGSIYAGDVSSSVKLMEQLLDILDAQLQALRPIERESAGKNYNKMHKRERTCKDYIKAVVETVDNLLRPEALESWKDMNATEQVHTATMLLDVLEEGAFLLADNVREPARFLAAKQNVVLEVTVLNTEGQVQELVFPQEYPSENSIQLSANTIKQNSRNGVVKVVFILYNNLGLFLSTENATVKLAGEAGAGSLGGASLVVNSQVIAASINKESSRVFLMDPVIFTVAHLEAKNHFNANCSFWNYSERSMLGYWSTQGCRLVESNKTHTTCACSHLTNFAVLMAHREIYQGRINELLLSVITWVGIVISLVCLAICISTFCFLRGLQTDRNTIHKNLCINLFLAELLFLVGIDKTQYEIACPIFAGLLHYFFLAAFSWLCLEGVHLYLLLVEVFESEYSRTKYYYLGGYCFPALVVGIAAAIDYRSYGTEKACWLRVDNYFIWSFIGPVSFVIVVNLVFLMVTLHKMIRSSSVLKPDSSRLDNIKSWALGAIALLFLLGLTWAFGLLFINKESVVMAYLFTTFNAFQGVFIFVFHCALQKKVHKEYSKCLRHSYCCIRSPPGGAHGSLKTSAMRSNTRYYTGTQSRIRRMWNDTVRKQTESSFMAGDINSTPTLNRGTMGNHLLTNPVLQPRGGTSPYNTLIAESVGFNPSSPAVFNSPGSYREPKHPLGGREACGMDTLPLNGNFNNSYSLRSGDFPPGDGAPEPPRGRNLADAAAFEKMIISELVHNNLRGGSSGARGPPPPEPPVPPVPGGSGEEEAGGPGGADRAEIELLYKALEEPLLLPRAQSVLYQSDLDESESCTAEDGATSRPLSSPPGRDSLYASGANLRDSPSYPDSSPEGPSEALPPPPPAPPGPPEIYYTSRPPALVARNPLQGYYQVRRPSHEGYLAAPGLEGPGPDGDGQMQLVTSL, encoded by the exons ATGGCCCGCCTGGCCGCCGTGCTCTGGAGTCTCTGCATCACTGCCGTCCTGGTTACCTCGGCCACCCAAG gcCTGAGCCGGGCCGGGCTCCCATTCGGGCTGATGCGGCGAGAGCTGGCATGTGAAGGCTACCCCATCGAGCTGCGGTGCCCAGGCAGCGACGTCATCATGGTGGAGAACGCCAACTATGGGCGCACAGATGACAAGATCTGCGACGCTGACCCTTTCCAGATGGAGAACGTGCAGTGCTATCTGCCAGATGCCTTCAAGATCATGTCCCAGAG GTGTAACAACCGCACCCAGTGCGTGGTGGTCGCTGGCTCCGACGCCTTTCCCGACCCCTGTCCCGGGACCTACAAGTACCTGGAGGTGCAGTACGACTGTGTCCCCTACA AAGTGGAGCAGAAAG TCTTCGTGTGCCCAGGGACTCTGCAGAAGGTGCTGGACCCCACCTCGACACACGAGTCAGAGCACCAGTCTGGCGCATGGTGCAAGGACCCACTGCAGGCGGGTGACCGCATCTACGTCATGCCCTGGATCCCCTACCGCACGGACACGCTGACCGAGTACGCCTCATGGGAGGACTACGTGGCAGCGCGCCACACCACCACCTACCGCCTGCCCAACCGTGTGGATGGCACGGGCTTCGTGGTCTATGATGGCGCCGTCTTCTACAACAAGGAGCGCACGCGCAACATCGTCAAGTACGACCTGCGCACGCGCATCAAGAGCGGGGAGACGGTCATCAACACGGCCAATTACCACGATACCTCGCCCTACCGCTGGGGGGGCAAGACCGACATCGACCTGGCCGTGGACGAGAACGGGCTGTGGGTCATCTACGCCACCGAGGGCAACAACGGGCGGCTGGTGGTGAGCCAGCTCAACCCCTACACGCTGCGCTTCGAGGGCACGTGGGAGACCGGCTACGACAAGCGCTCGGCGTCCAACGCCTTCATGGTGTGCGGTGTCCTCTACGTGCTGCGTTCCGTGTACGTGGATGACGACAGCGAGGCGGCCGGCAACCGCGTGGACTACGCCTTCAACACCAACGCCAACCGCGAGGAGCCTGTCAGCCTGGCCTTCCCCAACCCCTACCAGTTCGTCTCTTCCGTTGACTATAACCCTCGTGACAACCAGCTGTATGTCTGGAACAACTATTTTGTGGTGCGCTATAGCCTGGAGTTCGGGCCACCCGACCCCAGTGCTG GCCCAGCCACTTCGCCACCCCTCAGCACGACCACCACGGCCCGGCCCACACCCCTGACCAGCACAGCCTCGCCTGCGGCCACCACCCCACTCCGCCGGGCGCCCCTCACCACGCACCCCGTGGGTGCCATCAACCAGCTGGGACCTGACCTACCTCCAGccactgcccccgcccccagcacccggcggccccccgcccccaatcTGCATGTGTCCCCGGAGCTCTTCTGTGAACCTCGAGAGGTGCGGCGGGTCCAGTGGCCGGCCACCCAGCAGGGCATGCTGGTGGAGAGGCCCTGCCCCAAGGGGACTCGAG GAATTGCCTCCTTCCAGTGTCTACCAGCCCTGGGGCTCTGGAACCCCCGGGGCCCTGACCTCAGCAACTGCACCTCCCCCTGGGTCAACCAGGTGGCCCAGAAG ATCAAGAGCGGGGAGAACGCAGCCAACATTGCCAGTGAGCTGGCCCGCCACACCCGGGGCTCCATCTATGCGGGTGATGTGTCCTCCTCTGTGAAGCTGATGGAGCAACTGCTGGACATCCTGGATGCCCAGCTGCAGGCCCTGCGGCCCATCGAGCGCGAGTCAGCCGGCAAGAACTACAACAAG ATGCATAAGCGAGAGAGAACCTGTAAGGACTACATCAAG GCCGTGGTAGAGACGGTGGACAACCTGCTGCGGCCAGAGGCTCTTGAGTCCTGGAAGGACATGAATGCCACCGAGCAGGTGCACACGGCCACCATGCTCCTGGACGTCCTAGAGGAGGGCGCCTTCCTGCTGGCCGACAATGTCAGGGAGCCTGCCCGCTTCCTGGCCGCCAAGCAGAATGTGG TCCTCGAGGTCACAGTCCTGAACACAGAGGGTCAAGTGCAAGAGCTGGTGTTCCCCCAGGAGTACCCGAGCGAGAACTCGATCCAGCTGTCCGCCAACACCATCAAGCAGAACAGCCGCAACG GAGTGGTCAAAGTTGTCTTCATCCTCTACAACAACCTGGGCCTCTTCCTGTCCACCGAGAATGCCACGGTGAAGCTGGCAGGTGAAGCGGGCGCGGGGAGCCTGGGGGGCGCCTCCCTGGTGGTGAACTCCCAGGTCATCGCAGCGTCCATCAACAAGGAGTCCAGCCGAGTTTTCCTCATGGACCCTGTCATCTTCACTGTGGCCCACCTGGAG GCCAAGAACCACTTCAATGCTAACTGCTCCTTCTGGAACTACTCGGAGCGTTCCATGCTGGGCTACTGGTCAACCCAGGGCTGCCGCCTGGTGGAGTCCAACAAGACCCACACCACGTGTGCCTGCAGCCACCTCACCAACTTTGCCGTGCTCATGGCTCACCGCGAGATC TACCAGGGCCGCATCAACGAGCTACTGCTGTCAGTCATCACCTGGGTGGGCATCGTCATCTCCCTGGTCTGCCTGGCAATCTGTATCTCCACTTTCTGCTTCCTACGGGGACTGCAGACTGACCGAAACACCATCCACAAGAACCTGTGCATCAACCTCTTCCTGGCTGAGCTGCTCTTCCTGGTTGGGATAGACAAGACTCAGTATGAG ATTGCCTGCCCCATCTTCGCTGGCTTGCTGCACTACTTCTTCCTGGCTGCCTTCTCCTGGCTGTGCCTGGAGGGCGTGCACCTCTACCTGCTTCTGGTGGAGGTGTTTGAGAGCGAGTACTCCCGCACCAAATACTACTACCTGGGCGGGTACTGCTTCCCAGCCCTGGTGGTGGGCATCGCAGCCGCCATCGACTACCGCAGCTACGGCACCGAGAAGGC CTGCTGGCTCCGAGTGGACAACTATTTCATTTGGAGCTTCATTGGGCCCGTCTCCTTTGTTATCGTG GTGAACCTGGTGTTCCTCATGGTGACTCTGCACAAGATGATCCGGAGCTCATCCGTGCTCAAGCCCGATTCCAGTCGCCTCGACAACATTAA ATCCTGGGCCCTGGGGGCCATTGCGCTGCTCTTCCTGCTGGGCCTCACCTGGGCTTTTGGCCTCCTCTTCATCAATAAGGAGTCGGTGGTCATGGCCTATCTCTTCACCACCTTCAACGCCTTCCAGGGGGTCTTCATCTTCGTCTTTCACTGCGCCTTACAGAAGAAG GTGCATAAGGAGTACAGCAAGTGCCTGCGTCACTCCTACTGCTGCATTCGCTCCCCGCCCGGGGGCGCTCACGGCTCGCTCAAGACCTCAGCTATGCGGAGCAACACCCGCTACTACACGGGGACCCAG AGCCGTATCCGGAGGATGTGGAACGACACCGTGAGGAAACAGACGGAATCCTCTTTCATGGCGGGCGACATCAACAGCACACCCACCCTGAACCGAG GTACCATGGGGAACCATCTGCTGACCAACCCTGTGCTGCAGCCCCGTGGGGGCACCAGCCCCTACAACACTCTCATTGCCGAGTCAGTGGGCTTCAATCCTTCCTCACCCGCCGTCTTCAACTCCCCAG GGAGCTACCGGGAACCCA AGCACCCCTTGGGAGGCCGAGAAGCCTGCGGCATGGACACGCTGCCCCTCAACGGCAACTTCAACAACAGTTACTCCTTGCGAAGCGGGGACTTCCCTCCAGGGGATGGGGCCCCCGAGCCACCTCGAGGCCGGAACCTGGCCGACGCTGCCGCCTTCGAGAAGATGATCATCTCGGAGCTGGTGCACAACAACCTTCGGGGTGGCAGCAGCGGAGCCAGGGGCCCTCCACCGCCCGAGCCCCCCGTGCCGCCAGTGCCAGGGGGCAGCGGCGAGGAAGAGGCAGGCGGGCCCGGGGGTGCTGACCGGGCAGAGATCGAACTTCTCTACAAGGCCCTGGAGGAGCCACTGCTTCTGCCCCGGGCCCAGTCGGTGCTGTACCAGAGCGATCTGGACGAGTCGGAGAGCTGCACAGCGGAGGACGGGGCCACCAGccggcccctctcctcccctccggGCCGGGACTCCCTCTACGCCAGCGGGGCCAACCTGCGGGACTCGCCCTCCTACCCGGACAGCAGCCCCGAGGGGCCCAGTgaggccctgcccccacccccacccgcaccCCCTGGCCCCCCCGAAATCTACTACACCTCGCGCCCACCGGCCCTGGTGGCCCGGAACCCCCTGCAGGGCTACTACCAGGTGCGGCGGCCCAGCCACGAGGGCTACCTGGCGGCCCCAGGCCTCGAGGGGCCAGGGCCCGATGGGGATGGGCAGATGCAACTGGTTACCAGTCTCTGA